A region from the Hydra vulgaris chromosome 08, alternate assembly HydraT2T_AEP genome encodes:
- the LOC136084216 gene encoding uncharacterized protein LOC136084216 encodes MTAFLLKVLIQWPYLVQIEYLLDHFATLMNFPLMERLYSTISSKSRLIYYFFSNQCSKDLVKQVLLEVTVIGMGNGGIWRVCLAWVPLLIAYFGDKADHLILSVNELGLIQKIFMFWWKRKWKESYTFTDALQAVGALFAVHYVMNMQYHPYVFATLQFNQRHMVDYNPEKVKRNAKGKKKRTLVCPRIVTSNSRIK; translated from the exons ATGACTGCATTTCTTCTGAAAGTATTGATTCAATGGCCATATTTAGTTCAAATAGAATATCTTCTGGACCATTTTGCCACTCTGATGAATTTTCCATTAATGGAAAGGTTATATAGTACAATCAGCAGCAAGTCAAGacttatttactattttttttcaaatcaatgtAGTAAAGATTTAGTAAAGCAAGTTCTGCTTGAAGTGACGGTCATTGGTATGGGGAATGGGGGCATTTGGCGAGTTTGTCTGGCATGGGTACCTCTGCTTATAGCTTATTTTGGTGATAAAGCGGATCATTTGATACTATCAGtaaat GAACTTGGTTTGATTCAgaagatttttatgttttggtGGAAAAGAAAGTGGAAAGAAAGCTATACCTTTACTGATGCTTTGCAAGCTGTTGGGGCATTGTTTGCTGTTCATTATGTAATGAACATGCAATATCATCCGTATGTTTTTGCTACATTACAGTTTAATCAAAG ACACATGGTCGACTACAACCCTGAAAAAGTGAAAAGAAATGccaaaggaaagaaaaaaagaacacttGTTTGCCCTCGCATTGTCACGTCAAATTCGAGAATTAAATAG